From a single Longimicrobiales bacterium genomic region:
- a CDS encoding penicillin-binding protein activator produces MLKYIRMMAAALVVFSSACATAPPEGTRPEPPAGEEPRPDQPEEIRREAPLRIGLIVSSTGSSVLEQYADLVMEGVRVAEDAASTPRRDVEVVVRDDGGTTAGAERAVRELEQAGVRVIVGPLVDEALIAAARARSSDDVVIISPTAVSDPFGVRNAYALNVVDTRGAEALGDYGRRWSHVGVLYSRAPESSRQARAFIDAYSRGGRGAVTEAPFASGATNVTAQLTQLREAGVEALYFPASEREIQSILPQLEYAGLDGVQMLGNESWVGDAARRAPPRVLQGAIIATPLLQESSDVAWLEFVSRYENMHRRSLTNPVPALGYDAAVLALQALTSGNSTVRDFRGATGVLSLQSGTVTRRPFLVRIDGGRLIPIN; encoded by the coding sequence ATGTTGAAGTACATACGCATGATGGCCGCCGCACTGGTGGTGTTCAGCAGCGCGTGCGCCACGGCGCCGCCGGAAGGGACGCGTCCGGAGCCGCCGGCGGGCGAAGAGCCGCGGCCGGACCAGCCCGAGGAAATACGTCGGGAGGCACCTCTGCGAATCGGACTGATCGTGAGCAGCACCGGTTCTTCGGTGCTCGAGCAGTATGCCGACCTCGTGATGGAGGGCGTACGGGTCGCGGAGGACGCGGCGAGCACACCGCGTCGTGACGTGGAAGTGGTGGTGCGTGATGATGGCGGTACGACCGCCGGTGCCGAGCGCGCGGTGCGCGAGCTGGAACAGGCGGGTGTTCGCGTCATCGTCGGACCGCTCGTCGACGAGGCGCTCATTGCGGCCGCGCGGGCGCGGAGCAGCGACGACGTGGTGATCATCAGCCCGACGGCCGTGTCCGACCCGTTCGGTGTGCGCAACGCCTACGCGCTGAATGTCGTGGATACGCGCGGCGCGGAGGCCCTCGGCGACTACGGTCGCCGCTGGTCACACGTGGGCGTACTGTACAGCCGCGCACCGGAGTCATCCAGACAGGCGCGGGCGTTCATCGATGCGTATTCCCGCGGTGGTCGCGGCGCGGTCACGGAAGCGCCATTCGCGTCGGGCGCCACGAACGTTACCGCACAGCTCACGCAGTTGCGCGAGGCAGGTGTCGAAGCCCTCTATTTCCCCGCATCGGAGCGCGAGATCCAGAGTATCCTCCCGCAGCTGGAATACGCGGGCCTGGACGGCGTGCAAATGCTCGGCAACGAGAGCTGGGTGGGCGACGCGGCACGGCGTGCGCCGCCGCGCGTTCTGCAGGGAGCGATCATCGCTACGCCGCTGTTGCAGGAGAGCAGTGATGTGGCGTGGCTGGAGTTCGTGAGCCGCTACGAGAACATGCACCGGCGATCGCTCACGAATCCTGTGCCTGCCCTGGGGTACGACGCGGCCGTGCTGGCGCTGCAAGCGCTGACATCGGGCAACAGCACCGTACGCGACTTCCGCGGTGCGACGGGCGTTCTGTCGCTGCAGTCTGGCACCGTTACGCGCCGGCCGTTCCTGGTGCGCATCGACGGCGGCCGTCTCATTCCGATCAACTGA
- a CDS encoding acyl-CoA carboxylase subunit beta gives MAITEKLKRLEELRRQAEQGGGAERVKAQHERGKLSARERLDLLLDTDSFVELDRFVTHRTVGLEDQKYLGDGVVTGYGTVHGRLVYVFSQDFTVFGGSLSEAHAEKIVKIMDLALKNGAPVIGLNDSGGARIQEGVVSLGGYADIFLRNTLASGVVPQISAILGPCAGGAVYSPAITDFVYMVRGTSYMFVTGPNVVKTVTHETIDMEGLGGADVHASTSGVAHFACDSEMECLASIRTLMQYLPQNNREDPPRLEDSEDPHDRADEDLLNIVPDEPAKPYDIHEVIRRVVDHGSFYEVHRDYAANIVTGFAHLGGYPVGIVANQPAVLAGVLDINSSVKGARFVRFCDSFNIPLVVFEDVPGFLPGVAQEHGGIIRHGAKLLYAFCEATVPRLTVITRKAYGGAYDVMNSKHIRGDINLAWPTAEIAVMGPKGAVEVLFRREIASADDPAAATAEREAEYREQFAHPYIAASRGFIDDVIDPRETRPRLISALDMLRNKRDSNPPRKHGNIPL, from the coding sequence ATGGCCATTACCGAAAAGCTGAAGCGCCTCGAGGAACTGCGCCGCCAGGCAGAGCAGGGCGGCGGCGCGGAGCGCGTGAAGGCGCAGCACGAGCGCGGCAAGCTGTCCGCCCGGGAGCGACTGGACCTGCTCCTGGACACGGACAGCTTCGTCGAGCTGGACCGTTTCGTCACTCACCGCACCGTGGGTCTGGAGGACCAGAAATACCTGGGCGATGGAGTGGTCACGGGCTACGGCACCGTCCACGGCCGTCTCGTGTACGTCTTCAGTCAGGACTTCACCGTGTTCGGCGGCTCGCTGTCGGAGGCGCATGCGGAGAAGATCGTCAAGATCATGGACCTCGCGCTCAAGAACGGCGCACCCGTGATCGGTCTCAACGATTCGGGCGGGGCGCGAATCCAGGAGGGCGTGGTCAGCCTCGGTGGCTATGCCGACATATTCCTGCGCAACACGCTTGCGAGCGGCGTCGTTCCGCAGATCAGCGCCATCCTCGGTCCGTGCGCGGGCGGCGCCGTCTATTCTCCCGCCATCACCGATTTCGTCTACATGGTGCGGGGCACGAGCTACATGTTCGTGACGGGGCCCAACGTGGTGAAGACGGTGACGCACGAGACGATCGACATGGAGGGTCTCGGCGGGGCGGACGTGCACGCATCGACGTCGGGCGTGGCTCACTTCGCGTGCGACAGCGAGATGGAATGTCTCGCGTCGATCCGCACGCTCATGCAGTATCTGCCGCAGAACAACCGTGAGGACCCGCCGCGCCTGGAGGATTCCGAGGACCCGCACGACCGTGCGGATGAGGACCTGCTCAACATCGTTCCCGACGAGCCAGCGAAGCCGTACGACATTCACGAGGTCATCCGCCGTGTGGTCGATCACGGCTCGTTCTACGAAGTGCACCGGGATTACGCAGCGAACATCGTGACCGGCTTCGCGCACCTGGGGGGATACCCGGTCGGCATCGTCGCCAACCAGCCGGCCGTGCTGGCCGGCGTGCTCGACATCAACAGCTCGGTGAAGGGCGCGCGCTTCGTACGGTTTTGCGACTCGTTCAACATCCCGCTCGTCGTATTCGAGGACGTGCCGGGTTTCCTGCCGGGAGTAGCGCAGGAACACGGCGGTATCATCCGGCACGGCGCAAAGCTGCTGTACGCGTTCTGTGAAGCAACGGTGCCGCGCCTGACCGTCATTACGCGCAAGGCGTACGGTGGTGCATACGACGTGATGAACTCGAAGCACATCCGCGGGGACATCAATCTGGCATGGCCGACCGCGGAGATCGCAGTGATGGGGCCCAAGGGCGCGGTCGAGGTGCTGTTCCGCCGGGAGATAGCGAGCGCGGACGACCCGGCGGCCGCGACGGCGGAACGGGAAGCGGAATATCGTGAGCAGTTCGCTCACCCGTACATCGCCGCGTCGCGCGGGTTCATTGATGACGTCATCGACCCGCGCGAGACGCGACCGCGCCTGATCAGCGCTCTGGACATGCTGCGCAACAAGCGTGATTCCAATCCACCTCGGAAGCACGGAAACATACCGCTGTGA
- a CDS encoding acetyl-CoA carboxylase biotin carboxylase subunit, producing the protein MISLRCVLVANRGEIALRIIRACHELGIRAVAVYSEADRLAPHVLEADEAHLIGPPQSARCYLKAETLIDVARRSGCDAVHPGYGFLAERAFFARQVEEAGLVFVGPPASAISAMGDKTEARRRMIDAGVPVVPGIAEPLQDAAAARSVAAEFGYPVLLKAAAGGGGKGMRVVHTEGELERAFEAARSEAQSSFGDGSIYLEKYLARPRHIEIQVMADAHGNVLHFGERDCSVQRRHQKMIEEAPSPALSAELRARMGETAVAAARAVGYRNAGTIEFLFEDGEFFFLEMNTRIQVEHPVTELVMGIDLVQWQLRIAAGEALPFAQDDIRPNGHAIECRITSEDPANGFLPSTGRITLLEMPGGPGVRWDGGIAEGVEVGLFYDPLLGKLIVHGPDRASAMDRMSRALAELRVVGVETSAPFHRRVMSEPDFRSGDVTIRYLEEHADMLTLSLSDDVIRSAAVAAALLEDASRTRRGTRRMAADDRARSGWRAGGWR; encoded by the coding sequence GTGATATCGCTCCGTTGCGTGCTGGTCGCGAATCGTGGCGAGATTGCGCTGCGCATCATCCGCGCATGTCATGAGCTCGGCATCCGTGCGGTTGCCGTATACTCGGAGGCGGACCGGCTCGCGCCGCACGTGCTCGAGGCCGACGAGGCCCATCTCATAGGCCCGCCGCAGTCTGCGCGATGCTACCTCAAGGCGGAAACGCTGATCGATGTCGCACGGCGCAGCGGGTGTGACGCAGTTCACCCTGGCTACGGCTTCCTGGCGGAGCGGGCGTTTTTCGCGCGCCAGGTGGAGGAGGCCGGCCTGGTGTTCGTAGGGCCGCCTGCGTCCGCCATCAGCGCCATGGGTGACAAGACGGAAGCGCGCCGCCGCATGATCGACGCGGGTGTGCCAGTGGTGCCCGGGATTGCGGAGCCGCTGCAGGATGCGGCCGCTGCACGGTCGGTGGCGGCGGAATTCGGCTACCCGGTACTGCTCAAGGCGGCGGCGGGCGGCGGCGGTAAGGGCATGCGTGTAGTGCACACGGAGGGCGAGCTGGAGCGCGCGTTCGAAGCCGCGCGCAGTGAGGCGCAGTCGTCGTTCGGAGACGGCAGCATCTACCTGGAGAAGTACCTCGCGCGGCCGCGTCACATAGAGATCCAGGTGATGGCCGATGCCCACGGCAATGTGCTTCACTTCGGCGAGCGCGACTGTTCGGTGCAGCGCAGGCACCAGAAGATGATCGAGGAGGCCCCCTCACCGGCTCTCTCGGCGGAGTTGCGCGCACGCATGGGGGAGACGGCCGTCGCGGCGGCGCGGGCAGTCGGTTACCGCAACGCCGGCACGATCGAGTTCCTGTTCGAGGACGGCGAGTTCTTTTTCCTCGAAATGAACACGCGGATCCAGGTCGAGCATCCGGTCACGGAGCTCGTGATGGGAATCGATCTGGTACAATGGCAGCTGCGTATCGCGGCGGGCGAGGCGCTGCCATTCGCGCAGGATGACATCCGGCCGAACGGTCACGCGATCGAATGTCGTATCACGAGCGAGGATCCGGCCAACGGCTTTCTGCCGTCCACTGGCCGCATAACGCTGCTCGAGATGCCGGGCGGGCCGGGTGTGCGGTGGGATGGCGGGATCGCGGAGGGAGTTGAAGTGGGGCTTTTCTACGACCCTCTGCTCGGCAAGCTGATCGTCCATGGGCCGGACCGGGCGAGCGCAATGGATCGCATGAGCCGCGCGCTCGCGGAGCTGCGCGTGGTGGGTGTCGAGACGAGCGCGCCGTTCCACCGTCGCGTCATGAGCGAGCCGGACTTTCGCAGTGGCGACGTGACGATCCGCTACCTCGAGGAGCACGCGGACATGCTGACGCTGAGTCTGTCGGATGATGTGATCCGCAGCGCCGCCGTGGCCGCCGCGCTGCTCGAGGACGCGAGCCGCACGCGGCGCGGCACCCGGCGGATGGCTGCGGATGACCGCGCGCGCAGCGGCTGGCGCGCTGGCGGCTGGCGGTGA
- a CDS encoding Hpt domain-containing protein, whose amino-acid sequence MTDTPVVDPAAVDRLRRLGGANLVRQMLELYLARGPERLHALMEGAEAGDADRVERSAHTMKSSAGNVGALRLQRTAEGLEAAAGAGVIDHVMVERLMREYQESAALLRGVLEEENR is encoded by the coding sequence GTGACTGACACGCCGGTCGTGGATCCTGCGGCCGTCGACCGTCTGCGCCGCCTCGGGGGCGCGAACCTGGTGCGGCAGATGCTGGAGCTGTATCTCGCGCGGGGCCCGGAGCGGCTGCACGCGCTTATGGAGGGTGCCGAAGCGGGGGACGCGGACCGCGTGGAGCGGTCGGCGCACACGATGAAGTCGTCGGCGGGGAATGTGGGTGCGCTGCGGCTGCAGCGTACGGCGGAGGGGCTCGAGGCTGCGGCGGGCGCCGGCGTCATCGACCACGTGATGGTGGAGCGGCTGATGCGCGAATATCAGGAGAGTGCGGCGTTGCTGCGCGGCGTACTGGAGGAAGAGAATCGATGA
- a CDS encoding response regulator, with protein sequence MTRIALVEDNADNRLLVHAILEEMYEIDEYDSGSDALTGMLAQPPALVLLDISLPVMDGTEVLRRVRADDRLRGIPVIALTAHAMAGDREKFLGMGFDAYVTKPIVDESVLLGEIERLLERTG encoded by the coding sequence ATGACCCGGATCGCGCTCGTCGAGGACAACGCCGACAATCGCCTGCTGGTGCACGCGATCCTCGAGGAGATGTATGAGATCGATGAGTACGATTCGGGCAGCGACGCGCTGACGGGCATGCTGGCGCAGCCGCCGGCATTGGTGCTGCTCGACATTTCGCTGCCGGTCATGGACGGCACAGAGGTACTGCGCCGCGTCCGTGCCGACGACCGGCTGCGGGGCATACCTGTCATTGCGTTGACAGCGCACGCCATGGCGGGCGACCGCGAGAAGTTCCTCGGCATGGGGTTCGACGCATACGTGACAAAGCCGATTGTCGACGAATCCGTGCTGCTCGGAGAGATCGAGCGGCTCCTCGAACGGACAGGCTGA
- a CDS encoding response regulator has protein sequence MQEDLQSLYRQALPARIAALESAHAARDDDEIRSIAHALRGSGATYGFPDVTAAAAAVESADADEIGARTDALVAALRGVIANVPDADAVPALRVLLVDDDPEIRLIVTHLLRGAGYVVDEAGDSRSAAAAIEAARPDIVLMDIMLDHEDGVDAAAALFRSMAAPLPRLIFLTGAVRAEQFERMNAAGAAGIIHKPFDPDSFLSLVERMVGPDL, from the coding sequence ATGCAGGAGGATCTGCAGTCACTCTATCGGCAGGCTCTGCCGGCACGCATAGCGGCGCTCGAATCTGCGCACGCTGCCCGCGACGACGACGAGATCCGCAGTATCGCGCATGCCCTGCGCGGCTCCGGTGCGACGTACGGATTCCCGGATGTCACCGCGGCCGCCGCGGCCGTGGAGTCAGCCGATGCCGATGAGATCGGCGCGCGCACCGATGCGCTGGTCGCCGCCCTGCGAGGCGTCATTGCCAACGTGCCCGACGCCGACGCGGTGCCGGCTCTGCGCGTGCTGCTCGTCGATGATGATCCCGAGATCCGCCTGATCGTCACACACCTTCTGCGCGGTGCGGGATATGTCGTCGACGAGGCTGGCGATTCACGGAGCGCAGCCGCCGCCATTGAGGCAGCTCGGCCCGACATCGTTCTGATGGACATCATGCTCGATCACGAGGATGGCGTCGACGCCGCCGCGGCACTCTTCCGTTCCATGGCTGCTCCCCTGCCGAGGCTGATCTTCCTCACAGGCGCCGTACGCGCTGAGCAGTTCGAGCGCATGAATGCCGCCGGTGCCGCGGGCATCATCCACAAGCCGTTCGACCCGGACTCCTTCCTGTCGCTCGTCGAGCGCATGGTCGGGCCGGACCTGTGA
- a CDS encoding class I SAM-dependent RNA methyltransferase produces the protein MSAELELHIDSIAAGGAGVGRDSDGRAVFVHRTAPGERVAVRITTARKRWARATLLRVLEPSPLRRDAPCRFYARCGGCTLEHLAYEAQLAAKAGIVADALARIGGIAVEPPTVVASPRQLRYRNRMSFTLVRLQDGTVRAGFHELERPDRVLDIDESCLMPEETIAAVWGEVRRHWGSGASRLPSGTRLRLTLRATADGRTSLLVQGGFSAGRPDELLARVASLDAIWHQPQPEEAPVLLGGSAALKEVWDGEDLSLGGAVFLQVNRGAAALLDEYVLELAGDVSGRIVVDAYCGVGLHARRLVRRGARVSGIELDAQAVREAQRGVPDAAFTAARVEDALPAVLPADLVVLNPPRAGVAEDVITALLGTPPGRIIYVSCDPATLARDLKRLAQGYELRSIRCFDLFPQTAHVESVVELTCSTT, from the coding sequence GTGAGCGCCGAGCTGGAGCTCCACATCGACAGCATCGCGGCCGGTGGCGCAGGCGTGGGTCGCGACAGCGACGGTCGCGCGGTATTCGTGCACCGCACCGCGCCTGGAGAGCGGGTAGCGGTGCGCATCACGACCGCCAGGAAGCGCTGGGCGCGCGCGACGCTGCTGCGCGTGCTCGAGCCGTCGCCCTTGCGCCGCGATGCGCCGTGCCGGTTTTACGCCCGCTGCGGCGGCTGCACCCTCGAGCACCTGGCGTACGAGGCGCAGCTGGCGGCGAAGGCCGGCATCGTGGCGGACGCGCTGGCGCGGATCGGCGGCATCGCGGTCGAGCCACCGACCGTCGTCGCATCGCCCAGGCAGCTGCGCTATCGCAATCGCATGTCGTTCACACTGGTCCGCCTGCAGGATGGCACGGTGCGCGCCGGTTTCCACGAGCTGGAGCGGCCCGATCGCGTGCTTGACATCGATGAGTCATGCCTCATGCCCGAGGAGACGATCGCCGCCGTATGGGGAGAGGTCCGGCGTCACTGGGGCTCTGGCGCGTCACGACTGCCGAGCGGAACGCGCCTTCGGCTGACGCTGCGCGCGACGGCAGACGGCCGGACATCCCTGCTCGTGCAGGGAGGCTTCAGCGCCGGGCGTCCGGACGAGCTGCTTGCGCGCGTTGCTTCGCTTGATGCCATCTGGCACCAGCCGCAGCCGGAGGAGGCACCCGTGCTTCTCGGCGGCAGTGCTGCACTGAAGGAGGTATGGGACGGCGAAGACCTGTCGCTGGGCGGCGCCGTGTTCCTGCAGGTCAACCGCGGCGCCGCAGCACTGCTCGACGAATACGTGCTCGAGCTCGCCGGTGATGTATCCGGGCGCATCGTCGTGGACGCCTACTGCGGCGTCGGCCTGCATGCGCGCAGGCTGGTGCGCCGGGGGGCGCGCGTCAGCGGTATCGAGCTCGATGCGCAGGCCGTTCGGGAGGCGCAGCGCGGCGTGCCAGACGCCGCATTCACGGCGGCACGTGTGGAAGACGCGCTGCCGGCCGTGCTGCCGGCAGATCTCGTCGTGCTGAATCCGCCGCGCGCGGGTGTGGCGGAGGACGTGATCACGGCGCTCCTGGGCACGCCGCCCGGACGTATCATCTACGTCAGCTGCGATCCCGCGACACTGGCGCGGGATCTGAAGCGACTTGCGCAGGGATACGAGCTGCGCTCGATTCGCTGTTTCGACCTGTTCCCTCAAACCGCTCACGTCGAGTCCGTCGTGGAACTGACATGCTCTACCACGTAA
- a CDS encoding biotin/lipoyl-containing protein, with product MLYHVTIGSRTVTVELEGDRVIVDGADAGNAEIAAMPGTDVKHLLLAGRSVTLVARRDDEGWNLHVDGWPVRADVVDERTRAIRAMTGHAGAVQGPKPVRAPMPGMIVRTEVNVGDQVRAGQGVVVMEAMKMENELKAETDGIVARVLITPGQAVEKGTVLVEFEAVP from the coding sequence ATGCTCTACCACGTAACCATCGGGAGCCGCACCGTCACGGTCGAGCTGGAGGGTGACCGCGTGATCGTGGATGGCGCTGATGCCGGCAATGCGGAGATTGCCGCGATGCCGGGCACGGACGTAAAGCACCTGCTGCTGGCCGGCCGCTCCGTCACGCTGGTGGCGCGTCGCGACGACGAGGGCTGGAACCTGCACGTAGATGGCTGGCCGGTGCGAGCGGACGTGGTGGATGAGCGGACGCGTGCCATCCGGGCCATGACCGGCCACGCAGGCGCCGTACAGGGGCCGAAGCCCGTACGCGCGCCGATGCCGGGCATGATCGTGCGCACGGAAGTGAACGTTGGCGATCAGGTTCGTGCGGGGCAGGGCGTGGTGGTGATGGAAGCGATGAAGATGGAGAACGAGCTCAAGGCGGAGACGGATGGCATCGTTGCGCGGGTGCTGATCACGCCCGGGCAGGCGGTCGAGAAGGGGACCGTGCTCGTCGAGTTCGAGGCGGTGCCATGA
- a CDS encoding methylmalonyl-CoA mutase family protein, whose protein sequence is MSGRARWESETVRPFVERQPERSPSFRTASGIGVERLYGPEDTQVDHDRDLGYPGEYPFTRGIYPTMYRGRLWTMRQYAGFGTAEETNRRYHYLLDHGQTGLSVAFDLPTQMGYDADAPMAAGEVGRVGVAISSLDDMRALFDGIPLEDVSVSMTINATAAILLAFYVALADERGVPRNRLAGTIQNDVLKEYIARGTYIYPVEPSLRLVTDTFAFCADQVPRWNPISISGYHIREAGSTAVQEIAFTFANALEYVARARAAGLDLNRFAPRLSFFFAAHNQLFEEVAKFRAARRLWARLMRERFGADDDACRLRFHTQTGGVTLTAQQPLNNVVRVTVQALSAVLGGTQSLHTNAFDEALALPTEESARLALRTQQVLATESGVTETIDPLAGSWFVESLTTRLEAEALALIGKVDEQGGAAQAIAFFQDEIHRAAYAHQRAVEADEIGVVGVNRYRIDEPPPRIETAAFASLETAQRARLTDLRSSRDAARAAEVLEHVRAAARGADNLMPPLIDAVRAGATLGELSDVLRAEWGVYRGVAA, encoded by the coding sequence ATGAGCGGCCGTGCTCGATGGGAGAGCGAGACGGTGCGCCCCTTCGTCGAACGCCAGCCCGAACGCAGCCCATCGTTCCGGACGGCGAGCGGCATCGGGGTGGAGCGGCTGTACGGACCGGAGGACACGCAGGTCGACCATGACCGCGATCTCGGATACCCGGGCGAGTATCCGTTTACGCGCGGGATCTACCCGACCATGTACCGCGGCCGGCTGTGGACGATGCGTCAGTATGCCGGTTTCGGGACCGCCGAAGAGACCAACCGTCGCTACCACTACCTGCTCGATCACGGGCAGACCGGCCTCAGCGTGGCGTTCGATCTGCCCACGCAGATGGGTTACGATGCGGATGCGCCAATGGCCGCGGGTGAGGTGGGGCGGGTGGGCGTCGCGATATCGAGCCTGGATGACATGCGGGCGCTGTTCGATGGCATCCCGCTCGAGGATGTCTCGGTATCGATGACGATCAATGCCACGGCAGCCATCCTCCTGGCATTCTACGTCGCGCTCGCTGATGAACGCGGCGTCCCGCGGAATCGGCTGGCCGGGACGATTCAGAACGATGTGCTGAAGGAGTACATCGCGCGCGGCACCTACATCTACCCCGTCGAGCCGAGCCTGCGGCTCGTGACCGATACGTTCGCATTCTGTGCCGACCAGGTGCCGCGCTGGAATCCCATCTCGATCAGCGGCTATCACATCCGCGAGGCCGGCTCCACGGCGGTGCAGGAGATCGCGTTCACGTTCGCCAACGCACTCGAGTACGTGGCGCGGGCACGCGCGGCCGGGCTCGATCTGAACCGGTTCGCACCGCGCCTGTCGTTCTTCTTCGCAGCCCACAATCAGCTGTTCGAGGAGGTCGCGAAGTTCCGCGCGGCGCGGCGATTGTGGGCCCGGCTCATGCGCGAGCGTTTCGGTGCGGACGATGATGCATGCCGTCTTCGCTTTCACACGCAGACGGGTGGCGTCACACTGACGGCGCAGCAGCCGCTGAACAATGTGGTGCGCGTCACGGTGCAGGCGCTGTCCGCGGTACTGGGCGGCACCCAGTCGCTGCACACGAATGCGTTCGACGAGGCGCTCGCGCTGCCCACCGAGGAATCGGCCCGTCTCGCGCTCCGCACGCAGCAGGTTCTCGCCACCGAGTCCGGCGTCACCGAAACGATCGATCCGCTCGCGGGCAGCTGGTTCGTCGAATCGCTGACCACGCGCCTCGAGGCGGAAGCGCTCGCGCTGATCGGCAAGGTCGATGAGCAGGGCGGAGCCGCGCAGGCGATTGCCTTCTTCCAGGATGAGATCCACCGCGCCGCGTATGCACATCAGCGCGCGGTCGAGGCGGATGAGATCGGCGTGGTCGGCGTGAACCGCTATCGCATCGACGAGCCGCCGCCGCGCATCGAGACGGCGGCATTCGCCTCGCTCGAGACCGCACAGCGCGCCCGCCTGACCGATCTGCGCAGCAGCCGGGATGCTGCCCGTGCTGCGGAGGTCCTGGAGCATGTCCGCGCCGCCGCCCGGGGCGCCGATAACCTGATGCCGCCCCTGATCGATGCGGTCCGTGCCGGGGCGACGCTCGGCGAGCTCAGCGACGTCCTGAGAGCGGAGTGGGGCGTGTACCGCGGAGTGGCGGCCTGA
- a CDS encoding zinc ribbon domain-containing protein, with translation MPTYEYRCSKGHDFEQFQRMSEEPLRVCTVCGAPAERIMSAGAGLLFKGSGFYITDYRSDSYRKAADADSGGSGSAGKGGKDAAPSGGDASPPAKSTGTPGSTPSKGE, from the coding sequence ATGCCAACATATGAATACCGCTGCTCGAAGGGCCACGACTTCGAGCAGTTTCAGCGGATGAGCGAAGAGCCCCTGCGCGTCTGCACCGTGTGCGGCGCGCCGGCGGAGCGCATCATGTCCGCGGGCGCCGGCCTCCTCTTCAAGGGCTCGGGCTTCTATATCACGGATTACCGCAGCGATTCCTACAGGAAGGCGGCCGACGCGGACAGCGGCGGCAGCGGCAGCGCCGGCAAGGGCGGGAAGGATGCCGCACCATCCGGTGGTGACGCGTCGCCGCCCGCCAAGTCCACCGGCACCCCGGGATCTACACCTTCCAAGGGCGAGTGA